In a genomic window of Neoarius graeffei isolate fNeoGra1 chromosome 13, fNeoGra1.pri, whole genome shotgun sequence:
- the foxp1a gene encoding forkhead box protein P1a isoform X4 — protein sequence MLTTTETAHTNGHAALNDNAIKQVPVSLAMMTPQVITPQQMQQILQQQVLNPQQLQLLLQQQQALMLQQQQLQEFYKKQQDELRLQLLQQQHTGKLSKEQQMLAQQMAVQQQLLSLQQQHLQRQGLLTLPATALTSLSQSLIPAELQQLWKDVTEVRSEEKSSGEKSPSSSKPPVLNQHPSTNGHHTPRPVRRESSQEAQSNHPLYSHGVCKWPGCEAVLGDFQSFLKHLNSEHALDDKSTAQCRVQMQVVQQLELQLAKDKERLQAMMAHLHVKSTEPKPTPQPVNLVSNLTLAKATAPKPTPSMSLSQSATAPSTPLTSLPQTPSVIIPSSLHAVGPIRRRYSDKCNLAMDQDIVQNKEFYLSTEVRPPFTYAALIRQAIFESPEKQLTLNEIYNWFTRTFAYFRRNAATWKNAVRHNLSLHKCFVRVENVKGAVWTVDELEFQKRRPQKITGSPSLVKNIQSSLGQSSALSALQAAMVDSSLSLYGSASVGGSSLKTLVSAMHEESSFHEHDDGSHSDSSLDLSPLSALQHAGFKGQQMEREYLESSMSPEMGDEDSPDIDHDADYPEEHEPHTARPIAFS from the exons ATGCTCACTACAACTGAAACGGCACATACTAATGGACACGCAGCCTTGAATGACAATGCAATTAAACAG GTGCCTGTATCGCTGGCCATGATGACTCCTCAGGTGATCACACCTCAGCAGATGCAGCAGATCCTTCAGCAACAAGTCCTGAACCCTCAACAGCTGCAGCTGCTTTTACAGCAACAACAGGCATTGATGTTGCAGCAG CAACAGCTCCAGGAGTTCTACAAGAAGCAGCAGGATGAGCTCCGACTGCAGCTCCTCCAGCAGCAGCACACCGGCAAACTCAGCAAAGAG CAGCAGATGCTCGCCCAGCAGATGGCTGTCCAGCAGCAGCTTCTCTCTCTTCAACAGCAGCATCTGCAGAGGCAAGGACTGCTGACTCTCCCGGCCACGGCACTCACATCGCTGTCCCAGA GTCTGATTCCTGCAGAACTGCAACAGTTGTGGAAAGATGTGACGGAGGTTAGATCGGAGGAAAAAAGCAGTGGTGAGAAGTCACCCTCTTCTTCTAAACCGCCTGTTCTTAACCAGCACCCCAGTACCAACGGACACCACACACCCCGGCCAGTCAGGAGAGAGAG TTCACAGGAGGCTCAGAGCAATCACCCACTCTATAGCCACGGTGTGTGTAAGTGGCCTGGCTGTGAGGCTGTGTTAGGAgacttccagtctttcctcaa GCATTTAAATAGTGAGCATGCACTGGACGACAAGAGCACAGCTCAGTGCAGAGTTCAGATGCAAGTTGTTCAACAGCTTGAACTGCAG CTAGCAAAAGACAAAGAACGTCTCCAGGCCATGATGGCCCACCTCCATGTCAAATCTACTGAGCCAAAACCAACTCCACAGCCC GTGAATTTGGTTTCCAACCTCACACTGGCAAAGGCCACTGCTCCCAAGCCCACTCCCTCCATGAGCCTTTCCCAGAGTGCCACAGCACCATCAACACCACTCACATCACTTCCTCAGACTCCCAGTGTCATCATCCCCAGCAGCCTGCATGCCGTGGGCCCCATTCGCAGACGCTACTCTGACAAATGCAACCTGGCTATGGACCAAG ACATTGTGCAGAATAAGGAGTTCTATTTGAGCACGGAGGTCAGACCACCGTTTACATATGCAGCTTTGATAAGGCAG GCGATTTTTGAGTCCCCAGAAAAGCAGCTAACACTAAATGAAATCTACAACTGGTTCACGCGAACCTTTGCATATTTCAGACGCAATGCAGCAACATGGAAG AATGCAGTACGGCATAACCTCAGCCTCCACAAGTGCTTCGTCAGAGTGGAGAATGTGAAAGGAGCTGTTTGGACTGTGGATGAACTGGAGTTTCAGAAAAGAAGACCTCAGAAAATCACTGG CTCACCCTCTTTGGTGAAGAACATCCAGTCAAGTCTTGGCCAGAGCTctgctctgtctgctctccaa GCTGCGATGGTGGACAGCAGCTTGTCACTGTATGGTTCTGCCTCTGTAGGAGGCTCCAGCCTCAAGACTCTGGTCAGCGCAATGCACGAAGAGTCGAGTTTCCATGAGCATGACGATGGCTCCCACAGTGACTCCAGCCTTGATCTGTCTCCTCTGTCTGCTCT